The following proteins come from a genomic window of Phacochoerus africanus isolate WHEZ1 chromosome 9, ROS_Pafr_v1, whole genome shotgun sequence:
- the LOC125135464 gene encoding taste receptor cell protein 1-like isoform X6, whose amino-acid sequence MGRQWLSAPGILLAAVLVVSASALPLLPAHKVLGWFPVASSTSALQGGSKKTPPSLNSLVTVLAGVSPSAKRAEEASGRRARALFPEASMKQQALLGLPLGLYVLSEQADPLGAAEASGRATPTSAPSAVAAPTAHGVPKSQPASYVTGSAEEILAPGSPGTASTAPLHASPGPRHLAGEPKSSELSGLSDPVHAPALRIFITSGSTKQPAGTLPPPTTPVSTSGSPQWLAWPVDRPTSSPSAQGLSATEASNSRPGPSPPPTLAPGTPEKAVSSASHGSLASFTSISNTSAATKPRLPGAAVWSKLDTAAAALTVGSRSPGSGLASRLGPGPRGPSVLPAPSSRSSSPSLPLSSPAPALLPLSTSLSPVLAPVSAFTTRARISPDTPVSARPPMATGLLFKVSSVPAALPPLVDTEAALQWTVQPGPVAAGPAPWATLSLRCAPGLPSGCASVPEDAASPKSSSSPHPGQAVSLQDSGFSSPGRSRVTRSVTFRITSEDFSAALGNPASPAYQLLSKNIRHQLQSIYHEAFSSFEGVSVLLLRPGTVAVNASLVFGGQAPGPSARDVLWTLYRKVKAAGQMLGNLSLDGSSLASDGSNLSDLALETITIQFTAMRPFQPLLLLPGSAPFVLLEEKILRQVTPVASGFFPVHPQQGPLLLFSNVDQWVGVYIEYKFQAPISTHLQGLANHLAQNIMDPAVQKSSITANGEKAELVLYEVWLQIVDQPFNKAWKDKTSPKFWNLQGNLTRWLTAVLRPLQNFGQVVVKFQPNTLTAWVGATFFRAAPVRALVQDCVLQALPALQEAEGLLLEVINPDLGQPGITLPSYAVVLLVLGFLLTALALVLVRP is encoded by the exons ATGGGCAGGCAATGGCTTTCAGCCCCTGGAATTCTCCTGGCTG CAGTCCTGGTGGTTTCAGCTTCTGctcttccccttcttcctgcTCACAAAGTCCTGGGCTGGTTTCCTGTGGCCTCTAGCACATCTGCTTTGCAAGGTGGCAGCAAGAAGACACCCCCATCGTTAAACTCCTTGGTGACGGTCCTTGCTGGAGTCTCTCCCTCAGCCAAGAGGGCAGAGGAAGCTTCAGGTAGGCGGGCAAGAGCCCTATTTCCAGAGGCATCTATGAAGCAGCAAGCTCTTCTAGGCTTGCCCCTGGGCTTGTATGTCCTCTCAGAGCAGGCTGATCCTTTGGGAGCTGCTGAGGCCTCAggcagggccacacccacctcagcTCCATCAGCAGTAGCTGCGCCCACAGCGCATGGGGTTCCCAAGTCCCAGCCAGCATCCTATGTGACTGGATCTGCAGAGGAGATCTTGGCCCCTGGGTCTCCAGGGACAGCCTCCACTGCACCACTGCATGCTTCTCCTGGCCCAAGGCATCTTGCCGGTGAGCCAAAGTCCAGTGAGCTCTCCGGGTTGTCTGATCCAGTCCATGCTCCTGCTCTGAGGATCTTCATCACCTCTGGATCAACCAAGCAGCCGGCTGGAACActgcctccccccaccactcCTGTATCCACATCTGGATCTCCACAGTGGCTGGCCTGGCCCGTGGACAggcccacctccagccccagtgcCCAGGGACTGTCGGCAACAGAGGCCAGCAACTCCAGGCCAgggccctccccacctccaacaCTGGCTCCAGGGACCCCAGAGAAGGCTGTGTCCTCCGCATCCCATGGCTCACTTGCCTCGTTTACATCCATCAGTAACACGTCAGCTGCCACAAAGCCTCGTCTCCCTGGAGCAGCTGTGTGGTCAAAGCTGGACACGGCCGCCGCAGCCCTCACAGTGGGCTCAAGGTCACCCGGAAGTGGTCTGGCATCCCGTCTGGGCCCAGGACCCAGGGGTCCTTCGGTGTTGCCGGCACCTTCTTCACGGTCATCATCACCGTCACTGCCCCTGTCATCCCCAGCCCCTGCACTTCTGCCTCTGTCAACATCACTGTCACCAGTCCTGGCCCCTGTTTCCGCCTTCACCACCAGAGCCAGGATCTCTCCAGACACTCCTGTGTCTGCACGCCCACCCATGGCCACAGGCCTTCTCTTCAAGGTTTCTAGTGTCCCAGCTGCCCTGCCGCCCCTGGTGGATACAGAGGCTGCGCTTCAGTGGACAGTCCAGCCTGGGCCGGTCGCAGCTGGCCCAGCCCCCTGGGCCACCCTCTCCCTCAGATGTGCCCCTGGCCTTCCTTCTGGCTGTGCAAGTGTCCCTGAAGACGCTGCCTCCCCCAAGTCATCATCCTCGCCTCATCCCGGGCAGGCTGTCTCCTTGCAGGACTCGGGATTCTCCTCCCCAGGACGCAGTCGTGTGACCCGTTCGGTGACTTTCAGGATCACCAGTGAAGACTTCTCAGCAGCGCTTGGGAACCCTGCCTCCCCAGCGTACCAGCTGCTGAGCAAAAACATCCGCCACCAG CTCCAATCCATCTATCACGAGGCCTTCTCCAGTTTTGAGGGCGTCAGCGTCCTGCTCTTAAG GCCTGGAACTGTGGCCGTGAATGCCTCCCTTGTGTTTGGGGGCCAGGCCCCGGGGCCCTCAGCCCGTGACGTCCTATGGACTCTATACCGCAAGGTCAAGGCCGCAGGGCAGATGTTGGGGAACCTGTCCCTGGATGGGAGCAGCCTGGCCTCTGACG GATCCAACCTGAGTGACCTGGCCCTGGAGACCATCACCATCCAATTCACTGCCATGAGGCCCTTCCAgcccctgctcctcctgcccGGCTCTGCCCCCTTTGTCCTTCTGGAAGAGAAGATCCTCAGACAG GTCACGCCCGTGGCGTCAGGATTCTTCCCGGTGCATCCTCAGCAAGGCCCCCTGCTCCTCTTCAG CAATGTGGACCAATGGGTGGGTGTTTACATTGAATACAAGTTCCAGGCCCCCATCAGTACCCACCTCCAAGGCTTGGCCAATCACCTGGCCCAGAACATAATGGATCCTGCAGTCCAGAAATCCAGCATCACGGCCAATG GGGAGAAGGCAGAGCTGGTGCTGTATGAGGTGTGGCTGCAGATTGTGGACCAGCCCTTCAACAAGGCCTGGAAGGACAAAACCAGCCCTAAGTTCTGGAACCTTCAGGGGAACCTGACGAGATGG CTGACTGCTGTCCTCAGACCACTGCAGAACTTTGGCCAAGTGGTGGTGAAATTCCA GCCCAACACCCTGACTGCCTGGGTGGGTGCCACCTTCTTCAGGGCCGCGCCGGTCCGAGCCCTCGTGCAGGACTGCGTGCTCCAGGCTCTGCCCGCCCTGCAGGAAGCTGAGGGCCTCTTGCTGGAGGTGATCAACCCAGACCTTG GTCAGCCTGGCATCACCCTCCCCAGCTATGCTGTGGTTCTCCTCGTTCTGGGCTTCCTGCTCACCGCACTCGCCCTTGTCCTG GTCAGGCCCTGA
- the LOC125135464 gene encoding taste receptor cell protein 1-like isoform X1 yields MGRQWLSAPGILLAAVLVVSASALPLLPAHKVLGWFPVASSTSALQGGSKKTPPSLNSLVTVLAGVSPSAKRAEEASGRRARALFPEASMKQQALLGLPLGLYVLSEQADPLGAAEASGRATPTSAPSAVAAPTAHGVPKSQPASYVTGSAEEILAPGSPGTASTAPLHASPGPRHLAGEPKSSELSGLSDPVHAPALRIFITSGSTKQPAGTLPPPTTPVSTSGSPQWLAWPVDRPTSSPSAQGLSATEASNSRPGPSPPPTLAPGTPEKAVSSASHGSLASFTSISNTSAATKPRLPGAAVWSKLDTAAAALTVGSRSPGSGLASRLGPGPRGPSVLPAPSSRSSSPSLPLSSPAPALLPLSTSLSPVLAPVSAFTTRARISPDTPVSARPPMATGLLFKVSSVPAALPPLVDTEAALQWTVQPGPVAAGPAPWATLSLRCAPGLPSGCASVPEDAASPKSSSSPHPGQAVSLQDSGFSSPGRSRVTRSVTFRITSEDFSAALGNPASPAYQLLSKNIRHQLQSIYHEAFSSFEGVSVLLLRPGTVAVNASLVFGGQAPGPSARDVLWTLYRKVKAAGQMLGNLSLDGSSLASDGSNLSDLALETITIQFTAMRPFQPLLLLPGSAPFVLLEEKILRQVTPVASGFFPVHPQQGPLLLFSNVDQWVGVYIEYKFQAPISTHLQGLANHLAQNIMDPAVQKSSITANGEKAELVLYEVWLQIVDQPFNKAWKDKTSPKFWNLQGNLTRWLTAVLRPLQNFGQVVVKFQPNTLTAWVGATFFRAAPVRALVQDCVLQALPALQEAEGLLLEVINPDLGQCPSPCFPPSLSSDNAASSRKPPKVAPAPELCSYSRLWARIPRPRQFCRPDFAFSGVCGLEGWGATPAINSLFCSEPQVSLASPSPAMLWFSSFWASCSPHSPLSWSGPEETNVAR; encoded by the exons ATGGGCAGGCAATGGCTTTCAGCCCCTGGAATTCTCCTGGCTG CAGTCCTGGTGGTTTCAGCTTCTGctcttccccttcttcctgcTCACAAAGTCCTGGGCTGGTTTCCTGTGGCCTCTAGCACATCTGCTTTGCAAGGTGGCAGCAAGAAGACACCCCCATCGTTAAACTCCTTGGTGACGGTCCTTGCTGGAGTCTCTCCCTCAGCCAAGAGGGCAGAGGAAGCTTCAGGTAGGCGGGCAAGAGCCCTATTTCCAGAGGCATCTATGAAGCAGCAAGCTCTTCTAGGCTTGCCCCTGGGCTTGTATGTCCTCTCAGAGCAGGCTGATCCTTTGGGAGCTGCTGAGGCCTCAggcagggccacacccacctcagcTCCATCAGCAGTAGCTGCGCCCACAGCGCATGGGGTTCCCAAGTCCCAGCCAGCATCCTATGTGACTGGATCTGCAGAGGAGATCTTGGCCCCTGGGTCTCCAGGGACAGCCTCCACTGCACCACTGCATGCTTCTCCTGGCCCAAGGCATCTTGCCGGTGAGCCAAAGTCCAGTGAGCTCTCCGGGTTGTCTGATCCAGTCCATGCTCCTGCTCTGAGGATCTTCATCACCTCTGGATCAACCAAGCAGCCGGCTGGAACActgcctccccccaccactcCTGTATCCACATCTGGATCTCCACAGTGGCTGGCCTGGCCCGTGGACAggcccacctccagccccagtgcCCAGGGACTGTCGGCAACAGAGGCCAGCAACTCCAGGCCAgggccctccccacctccaacaCTGGCTCCAGGGACCCCAGAGAAGGCTGTGTCCTCCGCATCCCATGGCTCACTTGCCTCGTTTACATCCATCAGTAACACGTCAGCTGCCACAAAGCCTCGTCTCCCTGGAGCAGCTGTGTGGTCAAAGCTGGACACGGCCGCCGCAGCCCTCACAGTGGGCTCAAGGTCACCCGGAAGTGGTCTGGCATCCCGTCTGGGCCCAGGACCCAGGGGTCCTTCGGTGTTGCCGGCACCTTCTTCACGGTCATCATCACCGTCACTGCCCCTGTCATCCCCAGCCCCTGCACTTCTGCCTCTGTCAACATCACTGTCACCAGTCCTGGCCCCTGTTTCCGCCTTCACCACCAGAGCCAGGATCTCTCCAGACACTCCTGTGTCTGCACGCCCACCCATGGCCACAGGCCTTCTCTTCAAGGTTTCTAGTGTCCCAGCTGCCCTGCCGCCCCTGGTGGATACAGAGGCTGCGCTTCAGTGGACAGTCCAGCCTGGGCCGGTCGCAGCTGGCCCAGCCCCCTGGGCCACCCTCTCCCTCAGATGTGCCCCTGGCCTTCCTTCTGGCTGTGCAAGTGTCCCTGAAGACGCTGCCTCCCCCAAGTCATCATCCTCGCCTCATCCCGGGCAGGCTGTCTCCTTGCAGGACTCGGGATTCTCCTCCCCAGGACGCAGTCGTGTGACCCGTTCGGTGACTTTCAGGATCACCAGTGAAGACTTCTCAGCAGCGCTTGGGAACCCTGCCTCCCCAGCGTACCAGCTGCTGAGCAAAAACATCCGCCACCAG CTCCAATCCATCTATCACGAGGCCTTCTCCAGTTTTGAGGGCGTCAGCGTCCTGCTCTTAAG GCCTGGAACTGTGGCCGTGAATGCCTCCCTTGTGTTTGGGGGCCAGGCCCCGGGGCCCTCAGCCCGTGACGTCCTATGGACTCTATACCGCAAGGTCAAGGCCGCAGGGCAGATGTTGGGGAACCTGTCCCTGGATGGGAGCAGCCTGGCCTCTGACG GATCCAACCTGAGTGACCTGGCCCTGGAGACCATCACCATCCAATTCACTGCCATGAGGCCCTTCCAgcccctgctcctcctgcccGGCTCTGCCCCCTTTGTCCTTCTGGAAGAGAAGATCCTCAGACAG GTCACGCCCGTGGCGTCAGGATTCTTCCCGGTGCATCCTCAGCAAGGCCCCCTGCTCCTCTTCAG CAATGTGGACCAATGGGTGGGTGTTTACATTGAATACAAGTTCCAGGCCCCCATCAGTACCCACCTCCAAGGCTTGGCCAATCACCTGGCCCAGAACATAATGGATCCTGCAGTCCAGAAATCCAGCATCACGGCCAATG GGGAGAAGGCAGAGCTGGTGCTGTATGAGGTGTGGCTGCAGATTGTGGACCAGCCCTTCAACAAGGCCTGGAAGGACAAAACCAGCCCTAAGTTCTGGAACCTTCAGGGGAACCTGACGAGATGG CTGACTGCTGTCCTCAGACCACTGCAGAACTTTGGCCAAGTGGTGGTGAAATTCCA GCCCAACACCCTGACTGCCTGGGTGGGTGCCACCTTCTTCAGGGCCGCGCCGGTCCGAGCCCTCGTGCAGGACTGCGTGCTCCAGGCTCTGCCCGCCCTGCAGGAAGCTGAGGGCCTCTTGCTGGAGGTGATCAACCCAGACCTTGGTCAGTGcccctctccctgcttccctccatcTCTGTCCTCTGACAATgctgcctcttccaggaagccccccAAGGTGGCCCCAGCTCCAGAGCTCTGCTCCTACAGTAGATTGTGGGCCAGGATCCCTCGCCCAAGACAGTTCTGCAGGCCTGACTTTGCCTTCTCAGGGGTTTGTGGTCTAGAGGGGTGGGGAGCCACCCCAGCCATCAACTCCCTGTTTTGTTCTGAACCTCAGGTCAGCCTGGCATCACCCTCCCCAGCTATGCTGTGGTTCTCCTCGTTCTGGGCTTCCTGCTCACCGCACTCGCCCTTGTCCTG GTCAGGCCCTGAAGAGACAAACGTGGCAAGATGA
- the LOC125135464 gene encoding taste receptor cell protein 1-like isoform X8: protein MGRQWLSAPGILLAAVLVVSASALPLLPAHKVLGWFPVASSTSALQGGSKKTPPSLNSLVTVLAGVSPSAKRAEEASGRRARALFPEASMKQQALLGLPLGLYVLSEQADPLGAAEASGRATPTSAPSAVAAPTAHGVPKSQPASYVTGSAEEILAPGSPGTASTAPLHASPGPRHLAGEPKSSELSGLSDPVHAPALRIFITSGSTKQPAGTLPPPTTPVSTSGSPQWLAWPVDRPTSSPSAQGLSATEASNSRPGPSPPPTLAPGTPEKAVSSASHGSLASFTSISNTSAATKPRLPGAAVWSKLDTAAAALTVGSRSPGSGLASRLGPGPRGPSVLPAPSSRSSSPSLPLSSPAPALLPLSTSLSPVLAPVSAFTTRARISPDTPVSARPPMATGLLFKVSSVPAALPPLVDTEAALQWTVQPGPVAAGPAPWATLSLRCAPGLPSGCASVPEDAASPKSSSSPHPGQAVSLQDSGFSSPGRSRVTRSVTFRITSEDFSAALGNPASPAYQLLSKNIRHQLQSIYHEAFSSFEGVSVLLLRPGTVAVNASLVFGGQAPGPSARDVLWTLYRKVKAAGQMLGNLSLDGSSLASDGSNLSDLALETITIQFTAMRPFQPLLLLPGSAPFVLLEEKILRQVTPVASGFFPVHPQQGPLLLFSNVDQWVGVYIEYKFQAPISTHLQGLANHLAQNIMDPAVQKSSITANADCCPQTTAELWPSGGEIPVSLASPSPAMLWFSSFWASCSPHSPLSWSGPEETNVAR from the exons ATGGGCAGGCAATGGCTTTCAGCCCCTGGAATTCTCCTGGCTG CAGTCCTGGTGGTTTCAGCTTCTGctcttccccttcttcctgcTCACAAAGTCCTGGGCTGGTTTCCTGTGGCCTCTAGCACATCTGCTTTGCAAGGTGGCAGCAAGAAGACACCCCCATCGTTAAACTCCTTGGTGACGGTCCTTGCTGGAGTCTCTCCCTCAGCCAAGAGGGCAGAGGAAGCTTCAGGTAGGCGGGCAAGAGCCCTATTTCCAGAGGCATCTATGAAGCAGCAAGCTCTTCTAGGCTTGCCCCTGGGCTTGTATGTCCTCTCAGAGCAGGCTGATCCTTTGGGAGCTGCTGAGGCCTCAggcagggccacacccacctcagcTCCATCAGCAGTAGCTGCGCCCACAGCGCATGGGGTTCCCAAGTCCCAGCCAGCATCCTATGTGACTGGATCTGCAGAGGAGATCTTGGCCCCTGGGTCTCCAGGGACAGCCTCCACTGCACCACTGCATGCTTCTCCTGGCCCAAGGCATCTTGCCGGTGAGCCAAAGTCCAGTGAGCTCTCCGGGTTGTCTGATCCAGTCCATGCTCCTGCTCTGAGGATCTTCATCACCTCTGGATCAACCAAGCAGCCGGCTGGAACActgcctccccccaccactcCTGTATCCACATCTGGATCTCCACAGTGGCTGGCCTGGCCCGTGGACAggcccacctccagccccagtgcCCAGGGACTGTCGGCAACAGAGGCCAGCAACTCCAGGCCAgggccctccccacctccaacaCTGGCTCCAGGGACCCCAGAGAAGGCTGTGTCCTCCGCATCCCATGGCTCACTTGCCTCGTTTACATCCATCAGTAACACGTCAGCTGCCACAAAGCCTCGTCTCCCTGGAGCAGCTGTGTGGTCAAAGCTGGACACGGCCGCCGCAGCCCTCACAGTGGGCTCAAGGTCACCCGGAAGTGGTCTGGCATCCCGTCTGGGCCCAGGACCCAGGGGTCCTTCGGTGTTGCCGGCACCTTCTTCACGGTCATCATCACCGTCACTGCCCCTGTCATCCCCAGCCCCTGCACTTCTGCCTCTGTCAACATCACTGTCACCAGTCCTGGCCCCTGTTTCCGCCTTCACCACCAGAGCCAGGATCTCTCCAGACACTCCTGTGTCTGCACGCCCACCCATGGCCACAGGCCTTCTCTTCAAGGTTTCTAGTGTCCCAGCTGCCCTGCCGCCCCTGGTGGATACAGAGGCTGCGCTTCAGTGGACAGTCCAGCCTGGGCCGGTCGCAGCTGGCCCAGCCCCCTGGGCCACCCTCTCCCTCAGATGTGCCCCTGGCCTTCCTTCTGGCTGTGCAAGTGTCCCTGAAGACGCTGCCTCCCCCAAGTCATCATCCTCGCCTCATCCCGGGCAGGCTGTCTCCTTGCAGGACTCGGGATTCTCCTCCCCAGGACGCAGTCGTGTGACCCGTTCGGTGACTTTCAGGATCACCAGTGAAGACTTCTCAGCAGCGCTTGGGAACCCTGCCTCCCCAGCGTACCAGCTGCTGAGCAAAAACATCCGCCACCAG CTCCAATCCATCTATCACGAGGCCTTCTCCAGTTTTGAGGGCGTCAGCGTCCTGCTCTTAAG GCCTGGAACTGTGGCCGTGAATGCCTCCCTTGTGTTTGGGGGCCAGGCCCCGGGGCCCTCAGCCCGTGACGTCCTATGGACTCTATACCGCAAGGTCAAGGCCGCAGGGCAGATGTTGGGGAACCTGTCCCTGGATGGGAGCAGCCTGGCCTCTGACG GATCCAACCTGAGTGACCTGGCCCTGGAGACCATCACCATCCAATTCACTGCCATGAGGCCCTTCCAgcccctgctcctcctgcccGGCTCTGCCCCCTTTGTCCTTCTGGAAGAGAAGATCCTCAGACAG GTCACGCCCGTGGCGTCAGGATTCTTCCCGGTGCATCCTCAGCAAGGCCCCCTGCTCCTCTTCAG CAATGTGGACCAATGGGTGGGTGTTTACATTGAATACAAGTTCCAGGCCCCCATCAGTACCCACCTCCAAGGCTTGGCCAATCACCTGGCCCAGAACATAATGGATCCTGCAGTCCAGAAATCCAGCATCACGGCCAATG CTGACTGCTGTCCTCAGACCACTGCAGAACTTTGGCCAAGTGGTGGTGAAATTCCA GTCAGCCTGGCATCACCCTCCCCAGCTATGCTGTGGTTCTCCTCGTTCTGGGCTTCCTGCTCACCGCACTCGCCCTTGTCCTG GTCAGGCCCTGAAGAGACAAACGTGGCAAGATGA
- the LOC125135464 gene encoding taste receptor cell protein 1-like isoform X3, translating to MGRQWLSAPGILLAAVLVVSASALPLLPAHKVLGWFPVASSTSALQGGSKKTPPSLNSLVTVLAGVSPSAKRAEEASGRRARALFPEASMKQQALLGLPLGLYVLSEQADPLGAAEASGRATPTSAPSAVAAPTAHGVPKSQPASYVTGSAEEILAPGSPGTASTAPLHASPGPRHLAGEPKSSELSGLSDPVHAPALRIFITSGSTKQPAGTLPPPTTPVSTSGSPQWLAWPVDRPTSSPSAQGLSATEASNSRPGPSPPPTLAPGTPEKAVSSASHGSLASFTSISNTSAATKPRLPGAAVWSKLDTAAAALTVGSRSPGSGLASRLGPGPRGPSVLPAPSSRSSSPSLPLSSPAPALLPLSTSLSPVLAPVSAFTTRARISPDTPVSARPPMATGLLFKVSSVPAALPPLVDTEAALQWTVQPGPVAAGPAPWATLSLRCAPGLPSGCASVPEDAASPKSSSSPHPGQAVSLQDSGFSSPGRSRVTRSVTFRITSEDFSAALGNPASPAYQLLSKNIRHQLQSIYHEAFSSFEGVSVLLLRPGTVAVNASLVFGGQAPGPSARDVLWTLYRKVKAAGQMLGNLSLDGSSLASDGSNLSDLALETITIQFTAMRPFQPLLLLPGSAPFVLLEEKILRQVTPVASGFFPVHPQQGPLLLFSNVDQWVGVYIEYKFQAPISTHLQGLANHLAQNIMDPAVQKSSITANGEKAELVLYEVWLQIVDQPFNKAWKDKTSPKFWNLQGNLTRWLTAVLRPLQNFGQVVVKFQSAWHHPPQLCCGSPRSGLPAHRTRPCPGAEEEDLLPTVQPYTVRYRGQALKRQTWQDDGLWKMQEGEQSWLPPAWPGFVVGLEVYGSQDKLLSFGVWKIK from the exons ATGGGCAGGCAATGGCTTTCAGCCCCTGGAATTCTCCTGGCTG CAGTCCTGGTGGTTTCAGCTTCTGctcttccccttcttcctgcTCACAAAGTCCTGGGCTGGTTTCCTGTGGCCTCTAGCACATCTGCTTTGCAAGGTGGCAGCAAGAAGACACCCCCATCGTTAAACTCCTTGGTGACGGTCCTTGCTGGAGTCTCTCCCTCAGCCAAGAGGGCAGAGGAAGCTTCAGGTAGGCGGGCAAGAGCCCTATTTCCAGAGGCATCTATGAAGCAGCAAGCTCTTCTAGGCTTGCCCCTGGGCTTGTATGTCCTCTCAGAGCAGGCTGATCCTTTGGGAGCTGCTGAGGCCTCAggcagggccacacccacctcagcTCCATCAGCAGTAGCTGCGCCCACAGCGCATGGGGTTCCCAAGTCCCAGCCAGCATCCTATGTGACTGGATCTGCAGAGGAGATCTTGGCCCCTGGGTCTCCAGGGACAGCCTCCACTGCACCACTGCATGCTTCTCCTGGCCCAAGGCATCTTGCCGGTGAGCCAAAGTCCAGTGAGCTCTCCGGGTTGTCTGATCCAGTCCATGCTCCTGCTCTGAGGATCTTCATCACCTCTGGATCAACCAAGCAGCCGGCTGGAACActgcctccccccaccactcCTGTATCCACATCTGGATCTCCACAGTGGCTGGCCTGGCCCGTGGACAggcccacctccagccccagtgcCCAGGGACTGTCGGCAACAGAGGCCAGCAACTCCAGGCCAgggccctccccacctccaacaCTGGCTCCAGGGACCCCAGAGAAGGCTGTGTCCTCCGCATCCCATGGCTCACTTGCCTCGTTTACATCCATCAGTAACACGTCAGCTGCCACAAAGCCTCGTCTCCCTGGAGCAGCTGTGTGGTCAAAGCTGGACACGGCCGCCGCAGCCCTCACAGTGGGCTCAAGGTCACCCGGAAGTGGTCTGGCATCCCGTCTGGGCCCAGGACCCAGGGGTCCTTCGGTGTTGCCGGCACCTTCTTCACGGTCATCATCACCGTCACTGCCCCTGTCATCCCCAGCCCCTGCACTTCTGCCTCTGTCAACATCACTGTCACCAGTCCTGGCCCCTGTTTCCGCCTTCACCACCAGAGCCAGGATCTCTCCAGACACTCCTGTGTCTGCACGCCCACCCATGGCCACAGGCCTTCTCTTCAAGGTTTCTAGTGTCCCAGCTGCCCTGCCGCCCCTGGTGGATACAGAGGCTGCGCTTCAGTGGACAGTCCAGCCTGGGCCGGTCGCAGCTGGCCCAGCCCCCTGGGCCACCCTCTCCCTCAGATGTGCCCCTGGCCTTCCTTCTGGCTGTGCAAGTGTCCCTGAAGACGCTGCCTCCCCCAAGTCATCATCCTCGCCTCATCCCGGGCAGGCTGTCTCCTTGCAGGACTCGGGATTCTCCTCCCCAGGACGCAGTCGTGTGACCCGTTCGGTGACTTTCAGGATCACCAGTGAAGACTTCTCAGCAGCGCTTGGGAACCCTGCCTCCCCAGCGTACCAGCTGCTGAGCAAAAACATCCGCCACCAG CTCCAATCCATCTATCACGAGGCCTTCTCCAGTTTTGAGGGCGTCAGCGTCCTGCTCTTAAG GCCTGGAACTGTGGCCGTGAATGCCTCCCTTGTGTTTGGGGGCCAGGCCCCGGGGCCCTCAGCCCGTGACGTCCTATGGACTCTATACCGCAAGGTCAAGGCCGCAGGGCAGATGTTGGGGAACCTGTCCCTGGATGGGAGCAGCCTGGCCTCTGACG GATCCAACCTGAGTGACCTGGCCCTGGAGACCATCACCATCCAATTCACTGCCATGAGGCCCTTCCAgcccctgctcctcctgcccGGCTCTGCCCCCTTTGTCCTTCTGGAAGAGAAGATCCTCAGACAG GTCACGCCCGTGGCGTCAGGATTCTTCCCGGTGCATCCTCAGCAAGGCCCCCTGCTCCTCTTCAG CAATGTGGACCAATGGGTGGGTGTTTACATTGAATACAAGTTCCAGGCCCCCATCAGTACCCACCTCCAAGGCTTGGCCAATCACCTGGCCCAGAACATAATGGATCCTGCAGTCCAGAAATCCAGCATCACGGCCAATG GGGAGAAGGCAGAGCTGGTGCTGTATGAGGTGTGGCTGCAGATTGTGGACCAGCCCTTCAACAAGGCCTGGAAGGACAAAACCAGCCCTAAGTTCTGGAACCTTCAGGGGAACCTGACGAGATGG CTGACTGCTGTCCTCAGACCACTGCAGAACTTTGGCCAAGTGGTGGTGAAATTCCA GTCAGCCTGGCATCACCCTCCCCAGCTATGCTGTGGTTCTCCTCGTTCTGGGCTTCCTGCTCACCGCACTCGCCCTTGTCCTG gtGCTGAAGAGGAAGACCTGCTTCCGACAGTTCAGCCATACACAGTGAGGTACAGAG GTCAGGCCCTGAAGAGACAAACGTGGCAAGATGATGGCCTGTGGAAGATGCAGGAAGGGGAACAAAGCTGGCTCCCTCCTGCCTGGCCTGGCTTCGTGGTCGGGCTCGAGGTATATGGGTCTCAAGACAAACTCCTGTCCTTTGGGGTATGGAAAATTAAATGA